Part of the Vigna unguiculata cultivar IT97K-499-35 chromosome 3, ASM411807v1, whole genome shotgun sequence genome, TAGCCTTATTACTTCTTTTCCTCTGTCCATAGGAAGTCCAATCTGACCCACCCATCCCTGGGTCACAATCTATATCCACATCATACAAACCATCACTTTCTTCATGTATGGAATCAGTGGAGGAACCATCTTCAATCTGAACCTCTTCCACATTCTGTGTTTGAGGTAGCACCTGCGACACACCACTCTAAGGTTGTGCCTGTGATTCACCAACATGCTGAATTTCAACCTCAACCTCAACAGTTTCAGGCTGCACCTGTTCTGTTGCCTCACACTGCACCTGTTCTGTTGTTGCCTCACACTGCACCTCTTCTAAAACATCTGCCTCACACTGCACATCACCCTCATCTACTACTACTTGTGCCTCACACTGTACCTCAGCCTCACCAATTGCGGGTTCAACTTGTTCTGCATCAGTACACTGGACTTCCTCTACGGGTTCAGCCTCAGTGTCGTTCTCCACACCAATATTGTTTTCACCATTATCCCCAGCTGGATAATATTCCAACATATGAACCTCCTCTGCTACACATACTGAGTGAATGACATACATATGGACTTCACCACGCTGCTTCGCGATTTGGACCATATGCAGTGCACCAACATCATCAACAAATTGACGCAACCTTTCCTCCAACACTGGACAACCTCCTACTGAATAACACAGATCCTTGACATTAATATAACCCATTTCTCTCAATATGGAAAGCACCTCGAAGTAAGACCACCTGTCTTCATCACACCATAATTCGCTTCTATGGCCATTGACGTACTTGATTCCACCCTCATTCACGAAATATCCTCCATGGTGAATAACAACTTTAAACTTGTCATCTTCCATCATAAACCTGTGAAATTACCAGTTACCCATACCAATATACAATTATTACAACATATACCACCAACAAACCGACAGGATACACAAACCCCGTTAAAGGGGGACCACAAACTACATATTAATGTCAAAGTGGTGGGACAACACGAAAACATcgcaaaaattaaacaaagctTCACCCAAAACCGACAATCAAGTGTGCAAATcaaaaccctacacccaaaCCCGCCAACTGAAAACCCTATACCCAAAATACACAAAGCCCTAAAACGGAAGAACGAAATTTCGAAGAACAACTCACCTGGAATATGCTCCACGATGGCGATTACAGATGATAAACCCAAGAACGCAATTTCCGCAGCTCCAAATTCCTCACACCAACGAAGCGACAAATTCCTCACACCAAATTTCGAAGAACAAATTATTTCACCTCTGATCCCAATTCCAATATACTAACCCTAATTTCATTTCCCCCAATTCACCTTCCACATAATTCTAACGGGCCACGTAATTCTAAGTCAGCTAGAGTAAAACAGCCATGTCACTGTTCCgttattgatttttaacacTGTTAActttgaggactaaattgagtcacttttgaaaacttgaggactaaattgagactctGAATAATAGAaggaccattttgaaatttggtaACAAATAAGAGGACTAAAACAGTAATTAagccaaaattgaaattaactccttttcaaaaatttgatccAATTTAGTTTATCAATTTTAGAAGTaaatgaatttagtcttttcaaatataattttattaagtttatttgatgttttgtctCATGAtatcatttgaattgtttacaccatttgataCAATTTCtctttaatgttaatttaatattagttaaaaaatatgtttaaaatgtcaaataaacttaacaaaatttggttaaaaaaattaaatccacattattttaaaaataatgaattaaataaggtcaaagttttgaaaaaaaataattttaatttttattcaaagttaagaaataaaaaacaaattaaaaaaaaacaaaaagggaaGAATAGGGTGTTAAGTCACCGTTATAGTAGCTGGGTCAAAACTGTATAAAAAGGCAACGGCTACAATACCGTTTATCTCACACACTCTTCCTTTGTTCTACATCGTCACTGGTTTATCGGACCAAAAAGTTCGGTCTCTCACTCACTGTTGTGGTGTGGTGATAACACATAACACACCACACACATCGATATCGGAAGATGCTACAATCCCATTATTCCTCTCAATTCTTCCGCAATTCATCACCCTCTCTGCAACCACCCTTTCCTTTTAAGTTCTTCGTTCTCTCATTTTTTCCTTTGGTTCTTTCCTTTTGGTAAGAGTCCCCTCTCGCTTGCTTCTCTTCCACCATTCGTTCGAGagttattgtttttgttattacCGTTGTTATTCTTCATTCCATCATCCAAGCACAATCAAAATTCCCTTCTGGGCACCTCAAAAACAGGTTCTTTGTCGGGTTTATTTGGGTCCCATTGAGTTGTATCATCGGAAAACAAATTTCGGAGTAAAGAAGAAAACGGGTAAGATAAGGTGAGGCCAATTGGGAACCCGGGACAAGCAAAAGGGGAAAAAAAGTGATTGACTTTGAGAGATGTCAATTGCTGAGTTTGCTTTGGGTTCAGTTTTCAAAGAGAAGGGGCAATGGGAAGGGCAACCGGGACATTGTTCTGGTGAGCCAATCTTGATTTACCTCACTGTGGATGGCGCTGTGACCCCAATGCGCGTGTTGGAGTCTGATTCCATTGCTTCCGTGAAACTGAGGATTCAGCAGTGCAAAGGCTTCGTGGTGAAAAAGCAGAAGTTGGTTTTCGGTGGCAGAGAGCTAGCTCGGAGTGGCACACTTATCAAGGAGTATGGTGTCGCTGACGGAAATGTTCTTCACATGGTTCTTCGCCTCTCTGATCTTCTTTTCATTGTTGTGAGGACCGTTTCAGGGAAGGAGTTCGAGTTCCACATCGACAGACACCGAAATGTGGGTTATCTGAAACAACGCATTAGAAAAAAAGGGGAAGGTTTCATTGATCTGGAGGATGACCAAGAGTTTTTCTGCAATGATGAGAAGCTCGACGATCAGAGAGTGTTCCATGACATATGCAAGAGTGAGGACGATGTGATTCATTTGATAGTTAAGAAATCGGCCAAGATTAGGACCACACCGATTCAGAAGGATTTGAAGCTCTCCGTGGAGGCACCAGGCGAAACAGTGAAACATAACAGGGACAACCATGTTCACATAGCAAATGTGCCACCTGACGTATGTTTCTGGTTGGAACCAATTGTTGTGAATCCCAAgatcaatttttttcctttcctttgGGATATGATAAACTCCACATTTGAAGGTTTGGAGAGAGGAAACGATCCTATGAGGTCCTCTGAGGGCACTGGAGGGACTTACTTCATGCAAGATTCAACAGGTCAGGAGTATGTTTCTGTTTTTAAGCCAATGGATGAGGAACCCATGGCTGTGAACAACCCAAGAGGTCTTCCAAGTTCACCCAATGGCGAAGGTTTGAAAATAGGGACAAAGGTTGGTGAAGGAGCCTTGAGGGAAGTTGCAGCATACTTGTTGGATCATCCAAAGAGTGGATCACGTATGTTGACAGGTGAAGAAGCAGGCTTTTCTGGTGTTCCCCCTACTGTTATGGTGCAGTGTCTGCACCAAAAGTTTAACCATCCAAATGGGTTTTCTTGCTCCGCAAAAGATGTTAAGATCGGATCACTGCAGAAATTCACTAGTAATGATGGTAACTGTGAGGACTTCGGACCCTGGGCTTTCCCAGTGGAGGAAGTGCATAAGATTACTGTGCTTGATATAAGATTGGCCAATGCAGATAGGCATGGTGGGAATATATTGATCAGAAAGGAAGCAGGTGGCAAGATAAAGCTCATTCCTATTGATCATGGCTACTGTCTACCAGATAAagtaagcatttttttttcccAATCATCCAAAATCATGCTCAATATCATTTTAGATTAATACTACATGTTTAGTGCTAGGTCGAGGAATTAATTCTGGGTCCAACATCAGATTTAAACCGAAACAACATCATCAAACACATGTTCTAATTTTGCATCCCTTTTGGCATACACAGAGCAGATCATATCCCATATGTGATCCTAATGCAGAGAAACTATTTACTTCTTGTGACTTGATTAATTCATTGAAAGATATGGAGGAGCATAATCTACTAGCTGTttgtaactaattttttatgCAAACTGTGTGGAATAACTGAAACAATAGTTGCATTCATACATAGTACACATAGTACTACTAAAGTTCATATTCTGATATTGATTGAATATGGAGTAAGTTGATTATTGTTTGTGCAGTTTGAAGATTGCACATTTGACTGGCTTTACTGGCCGCAAGCTCGTCAGCCTTACTCTCCTGAGACAATTGAATACATAAATTCTCTGGATGCTGAAAAAGACTTGGAACTTTTGAAATGTTATGGCTGGGATATGCCACTTGAGTGTGCTAGAACACTTCGCATTTCCACAATGTTGCTGAAGAAAGGTGTTGAGAGAGGCCTTACTCCCTACGAAATAGGAAGCATAATGTGTCGGGAAAATTTGAACAAGGAATCTGTGATTGAACAGATTATTGGGGAAGCCCAAGATTCCTTGCTTCCAGGCATGGAGGAAGCAGAATTTCTTGAAGCCATTTCGCAAAGCATGGATTCCCACCTTGACAAGCTTGCAAAGTAGACTCTTTTTCTGCGTTATAGGTGTATTCAGTGCATGAGTCCATTTTGTGATGGACTCTGCAGGTTGCATAAACTGTGATATGGCTTCATGTGTTCTAAACATAGGCCTCATCATCATGTTCTTGTCTATTTTTGGATGATTCTTTCAACTGTTTTTCAGGATTGTAATGCCGTGCTGAACAGAAGTAAGGGTCTAAATAAGATGTATTATACTAAGGTTTCATATATCATAGTAGAATTGTACGAGGTGTGACAAAGAACTGGATCTGTCACATGTACATAATAAATGTTACATGTTAGGTGTCACCCCCTAAACATTTAACATCTTAGGGGGTTTATGAAATGGGTTTTTTACTCTTTGCCCGCATCTTAGTTGGACTTGTTTCTATGAGAAGGGAACAAAGAAAAACATGCAAGTATTGGAATGATTGTGTAATTTAAATCTTAATCATAAAGCAGacatttttgtatgtgttttgaACAACATCTAGAGTATTTCTTTTCTCTTGATGATTGTGTGGTGCTACGCATTGGCAATTTGGCATTATGATATGACATTGATTCAAGAAGAAAGCAAAATGATTGTAGTAGTAGtcaaaaaagtgaaaaagacaaTGACAACCATGTGGTCTGATTATGATTCATTATACCATTGGTTGTGCATAGGAACTAAGAGACACCAATGAAAGTTTTGGTTAATAAAATCACATCAtcgactaaaaataattttttttataatatataaataaagtgtaAATTTCAATAacttaaaacttatttataacGACTTATTTTCATGTTGTAAAATTGATTCTAacgcaatttttttttttaaattgaattagacttaaaatttaataattaacgCTTTTTGTCTCGCAATCCATTCACAAAATTAGTCGTTGCTTGGCGATTGGAATGCAAAGTTCTTTGGTTGGACATCGAAGAAAGTGAAGTAGATAGAAAGAAGTGTACTTGCTATTTCATTGAGAATGTCTTTTCTCGTTGGTGATAACAAAATTCTGATAATTGCATCTCACAGCATGAACACGATAAGGTTTTTGCTAAATATTTTACTTGTTATgggtattatttcttttaataacttAGCTGTTAAATTAGTtgataagtttaattaaataatgtaaaaggGTACGTGAATATAGTTTGTATTTCATAGATAAAATATGTTAAGCTAGTTATATTGTTTTTTCTATGTCAATTTTAAACCTTTGgcttttaaatattaaacattttattagaaaaacGGTATTggaaatgtaataattaaaataagggAAATATCTTTTTAGTCTTGAATTTTAACgcgaaattataatttatatattttattttagttttcaaattttaaacataagtaatataattttttaattcaagtatcttaaaattcttttacatgttttaataaatattaaagaaaaatgtgtCGGATATAAACAATCCAACACACAAATACATTTAATATGTCAAAACAGTCtaaaataattgagttaaaaatttatatttatttatttttataatttgagatcaaaaattcaaaacagaACAACTCTCCATTTCCCCTTCAAACATTGCATGGAACCGGACTGGACCGGATTTTGATAcctctaattttaattaaaaaaagtcaagTTCGTTCAACCAATCCACTTTTCGgtgataaaaagttaaataaaattctttcaaaaacggaaaattatccatttaaaaaaataaataaagagtatataatataaaaacacacgttttacgataaaaaaaatgatattagaGTAAAGTAATGTATAACAGCTAGCATTTTATCACGGAGCTCGATTGCCTGAATTATTTTGGTACGACTGCTCTCCATTTGTCAAACCAACATCTGACACTTCCAGACTTACCAACAATGACCATACTGTTACAAAAttctctatattttaaaatatactcacATAAACAAATTAACACAAATCTCAATCTAAAAAATcttaagataaatttatttttattaaatgtgaaTTCAAACTCATTTTTACACTCCTAATATTTATACACCACCATCTAGAAACTGACCTCATTaagaattaattaaacattattttaacattatataTCTACAATACTTATGTGAATCCGtggttgataatatttaaaaaatatcttattttaatttattttatgttttttcttttaaatttgaaacaGTAACTGTGAAAATTTGTGACAGAGATTGCAGAAAGACGCAGTTGGTTGTTAATTGAAAAGAATGTTAGTGCGGCAAAGGGACCACGGCCATTACTCCATGTAGTCCACACTTCCTCACTCCAACACAGTCAACAACACTCCTCACTACAAGACAAAATTCTATTCATTTTTACTAATATTACTAAATGATCttaatattctttaaaaaaattattcaatgtaatcaaaattcaattgtttagaaaatgtttttaaatgaaatgaagttaattaatatttgaaaaaaattattatttttgttttctataagaAGTAATTAAATTACACCCTACACTCTACCACAAAAACTAGCTGGGGAAAAATTGGTGGAAATACCAGTAACAGAGCACTacagaaaaattgaaaagtagTGTTGagaaagagtaaagaaaagccatttttgtttttttattttgcaacaatttcttttcattttttcttaaacCATGTGGGTTTCGTTTTGGTCACATCCTTAAATTATGCACACACATCCACTTCCATATCTTTTTTTCTGCTTCTTTCAACGTAGACAACACACACACTTTCACTCTGGCTCTCCCTCCACCACCGCAGGCCGCGGCGGCCGGAGCTGCTCCGCCCCATGTCGCACCGAGGCCGAAACGGCCGCGTCCGCCGTCGGGGCGCACCAACCTCGCTTCCTGCGTGGTGGCCTCCATCTTCCTAatcttcatcatcatcgtcATCCTCATCGTGTACTTCACCGTGTTCAAACCCCAGGATCCCAAGATCGCCGTCAACGCCGTCCAGCTCCCCTCGTTCTCCGTCGTTAACGGCACCGTCAACTTCACGTTCTCCCAATACGCCGCCGTCCGGAACCCTAACCGCGCCGCCTTCTCCCACTACGACAGCTCCCTCCAGCTCCTCTACTCCGGCAGCCAGGTCGGCTTCATGTTCATCCCGGCCGGCGAGATCGACGCCGGCCGGACGCAGTACATGGCCGCCACCTTCTCCGTGCAGTCCTTCCCCCTCTCCGCGCCCCCGAGGGTGGGCCCCACTCTCGCCAACGGCGACGGAGTGGGCTTCAACTATGGGCTTAGGATTGAGCCCACTATGGAAATCGAGTCCAAGTTGGAGATGGCGGGCCGCGTGAAAGTCTTACACTTCTTCACCCATCATGTTTACGCCAAAGCCGGTTGCAGGGTCGCCATTGCCGTAACCGATGGATCCGTGTTAGGTTTTCactgctaattttttttttctttttctttttggacTTCATCAGTAAATTAACTATATAGTCACTGTAATTGTTAGTGACCTTGAGTAACCATGGGTTAAAATTGTAAAGTAAAGacctttttttcaattttccttCCCCAATGCAAAGTTTCGCCATTTTGGTCCTCGAATTGCGGAAGTTTTCATTGAAGTGTGAGGATTATGCGGGAATGTGAATGGGTGTTTGTTGCTTTATTGGGATAAGTTAAAGCTTAAGTAAAGATGCAAAAAAAGTGAAGGGGAATGATGAGTTTGAAAGGAAAATGGAGAGagaagctttttttttttctttggcttTTTTGTTGGTAATTAATTGTTGGTTAAGCAAAGTTAGATACCATTGTTGATAGTGATAGTAATTTGACTATTGGTGTGAAAATTGGAATGAATTGAATGAGGTTTTGGTGAGAAATTGGGCTCTCTTTTTAGGGAACTTGATTTGTCTTGTTTGATAGCAAGTAATTGTATATTTCCCTTTATTTCGATCGAAACAGCAATGCTGTTAGTTATTTAATTCGTTAGTTTATGTGATTTTGACATTACTCTATTGAAACGGCGAACCTTAATAATGGGTTAACTActttatttgcttatttttcttttgggtCTCGTAATTTTTTACTGATAATAATTCTACTTGTATTACTATGTTTggattttaatttctttctttaaattttcGAATTCAGTGAATTCCCTTACACTTAAATTCTCGAATTGCTTCATATATTACTATTCTGACAATCTTTTCTTAacagttaaaaattattagagaTATCGggatagtttaaaattaaaaattagtcattttcttttgttaatgtGTGTTGCGATAATGACGTCCCGTCTCTTTACAACTTTTACGATGATTTGTATAATGTGTTCGTAACgctatcattaaaaaatatattctgtaaaaaaatatatatttattattattattttcaaataataagcttttataacttttttattttttttggttatGAGACCATTTGAATGGATGTATCATTAGTGACATACTTTGAATAACGATATGATATGTATgatgtatattattttgatcaCATTGTCTCCTAAACATTTTTTAACCATCCTTGAcggtagaatttttttttttttcattaatgtgACACATATTGAaagcatttattttttaacaatattgacgataaaaaatgttcaaaaggTTAAGGACCaaatttaggaaaaataattataaagactaaaaaaagacttcaaaattaaaaaagaaaatcatatttaaggaaaaaatattatataagcaataattatatttaattgcatTATTCAATAATTCgaggaataattttttttttaaatgttacttGCAATATTAATGTGTATTGACTTGTAACATCATAAATATCTTAGTGTTTCcttaaatacataataaattaaaagtatagaataaaattaacaattagTAAGTATAACTTAACTCACTTAACATATTGTCACACTTGAAATAccatttattttgttgtttggtggtaaggtaaaaaaagaaaaatgtatgtAAATCATTTTTAGTTTGGATAGTAAGTATTTGAGATATTTTAAACATACCGAATCAAAGGACAACAATTAAGGCTAAAAGACAAGTATGACCTAAACCCTCATTATGATATCAACGTCTTGATCTTAAAAGTTGCTATCACTATTATGGTAACATCATATGaaacattattattttgaagTTTGATAACTctatttatcataatataaaatttcataattagtaAAGTTTAGTTCAAGATattactaaatataaaaataattcttttagtgAAATTATTTCACTAAGTAGATTTTTAAACTCAATGGTTTGCTTTAATGCTcgtttaatgaaattaattttttatctttaatcttattttgttcaatattttatcTGAATATGAGTATGTAAGTTCGAACATTTTTTTAGCAGAAATCAGTGGTTCCTGATATGATCACAACATGAGgaacgaaaacaagaaaaataattgaatgagAGAAAGGTTTTCCAGAAGATGGTTAATTCATTAAACTCTTTATACAGAAGAGGGAGCGAGAGGACTGATAACAGATAAACAATACTGAGATATCTGAATGGGGTTAGAGAATTAACTGACATGTATGACAGTAGATATGTACAGGAGCTAGGTGTAATTGTAGAGCTTGTGTTCTAGCCGCAAGTCAGCTTTCCACCATTGGTGAATACCATGAGCTTCTTTAAAATCGCGTGAAGGGGTAACATTTACTGTGAGAGAAGCTGAAGGAATGAGGTGGAGGGGTTCAGATTCCTTCCCAAATGCACTCATCAATAGGCCACCAAGCGAATTTTGAGTTGCTAACTTTTCAATGACTCCTGCTCCAATGTCATTCATTTTTCTTCTGTGTTCAAAGTAGCCAATGTATTCTGAGCAGATATGATCACAGGGATTCACAAACAAACATGGAACCCATGCAGCCAAAGCAGCAAATGGATCAACAGCTAAATCCTTGGACTGCTTGGCTTGCAAGGCAAAGGCGAGTCCAGCAGTTATCACACTGCCCGCAAATCGAATCCCATGTTTCACCCTCTCATCCTTGATTCTCTCGATTGGAGCAGATACAAATGGCGGGTTGAAAAGAAAAGATTCAATAAATATCCCATTCTTGGCCATTGTTTTCCCAGTGAGCATTGCCATTGCTGATCCCAGGGAGTGTCCGGCCAACCAAACATTTGAATCACCAACCGTTTCTACCATGTTTCGAACAGCCTGAATAGCTATTTCAGAGCGAGAAGTTTGATGAAGGCCCTGTTTGATCAAGTGGATATCCAACTCAATATCACGTGAAACTGAGTGTGATTTGTTTAGAGTTCCTCTAAAGGCAATCACATAACGTGGACTTTTATATATAGTATCATTCTGCTGAGAATTTGAAGGCCTGAACTCATAAATTGCTCCAAAGAGAGACGAATCAACATCATCTACAAGCGGACGGAGCAGCTTAAATTGGAAGAATGTCCACCAAGGAGGTGCAAGAGCCTTTGAACCTTCACGTTTTTCTTGTCTGTCCCTTTCCAGAATGTAAACACCTTGGACCAAACTAGCAGCAACAGCCTTCCGATGATTCGAGTTATCCCTGAGTTAGATAGATGGTACACTATTTTGTATAAGCCACATATTTCAAATACAGGACCAAAACAACACAAATCCTAGCATACAACTACTCAATTCATGAGAATTTTCAATATTGAAGCTGCATAAAAAAGGAATATCCTATGTGCATTAGGCTTTTAATATCCAGAGTGTCTTGGTAAAATACATGCAgtctaataaagaaaaacagGTATCTgaaaaatttcatgacaaatctTCTTGATGGAGACAGGGAATAAATGGCCAAGACTTTTCGGGTTCCAAGACCGTGACTGTGGCAGCATCAACCATATTTGTGTTAGATTTTTTGCTGCATAAAGGACCCAACCAAACCACAATCTCAGGCCTAAACTTCAAAACCATATTGTATTAGTTTCACCACAGTGGGTCATCctcatattaaaaatttatctattaGGTAGGTTGTATTTCAAATCATAGGGGGTAATTTACAATTACACGTGTTTATTATTAAGATAAACGAAATTCAAATTCTGTGAATTGTTCCACCAAAATCCCGTCTCTGCCATTAAGTATAATCTCGcaattgataatcatattagaCATCAGAAACCAGTGGTGAGTAAGAAAGAAACAGTATAATCTAAATGTAGACAGAAACCacgaaaaaataattaaagcaGAATATTTCGTTTGATGAGATCTTACCAGAGGACATTAGTCAGATGCAAAGGTCCTGAGAGGTCAAAAGATTCCCTCTCAGATGTCATGGATTCCTTCGAATTGCAACTCAAGAAACTATCAGAAAAGAGAGAAATTGGATGAGTACCAAATATCTGACAGCAATTCAAGCAATTAATTGCCCTGCATCATGATACTCAATAAAATCAAATCCATGGTATTTTTGAGAATATGGTCTATAGGGATAAGAACAGTTTAATGttggagaagaaaaaacaattccATTTTACAGGAAAACTGCGGCGCACTGAAGATTCTAGAAATGAAGATTTAAATTCATATCAAACAGGAAGCATATTCGCATCAAAGGGAAGAAAACTGAATTGGGAAAAGTGATTGTTACTGACGTTAAGCGAATCTGAGGAATTCCGCTTCAATCGCAGTTGGGGCCCAACCAACTATTTATTTAGTACAGTTGGCTTCACGATGTGAGAATTGGATTTTTCGACAATTTTAGAACAATAACCGTatgcataaaatatatatatcttcttctattaataaaagtttccacaatatctatattttttcatgattacttttttataaaaattaatttaataatagttttattttaataattattataatgatacattttatgttataataagaaaaagagtgtatgctttttctagtctataaataaaaaaaaattgttattttacataatcaaaaatattataaaaacatttttttatctatgactatatataaattttcaactatttaactatatataattatataatttataaatatatatatatatatataaataaagtattcttattttataattttaattttatcctttgtaatataattactttcataaattttgaaaataaactattattttttatatatcttttattaaacTGTACTTAtgtaatgtaatttaatttca contains:
- the LOC114176095 gene encoding phosphatidylinositol 4-kinase gamma 4 — protein: MSIAEFALGSVFKEKGQWEGQPGHCSGEPILIYLTVDGAVTPMRVLESDSIASVKLRIQQCKGFVVKKQKLVFGGRELARSGTLIKEYGVADGNVLHMVLRLSDLLFIVVRTVSGKEFEFHIDRHRNVGYLKQRIRKKGEGFIDLEDDQEFFCNDEKLDDQRVFHDICKSEDDVIHLIVKKSAKIRTTPIQKDLKLSVEAPGETVKHNRDNHVHIANVPPDVCFWLEPIVVNPKINFFPFLWDMINSTFEGLERGNDPMRSSEGTGGTYFMQDSTGQEYVSVFKPMDEEPMAVNNPRGLPSSPNGEGLKIGTKVGEGALREVAAYLLDHPKSGSRMLTGEEAGFSGVPPTVMVQCLHQKFNHPNGFSCSAKDVKIGSLQKFTSNDGNCEDFGPWAFPVEEVHKITVLDIRLANADRHGGNILIRKEAGGKIKLIPIDHGYCLPDKFEDCTFDWLYWPQARQPYSPETIEYINSLDAEKDLELLKCYGWDMPLECARTLRISTMLLKKGVERGLTPYEIGSIMCRENLNKESVIEQIIGEAQDSLLPGMEEAEFLEAISQSMDSHLDKLAK
- the LOC114178281 gene encoding uncharacterized protein LOC114178281, which gives rise to MSFLVGDNKILIIASHSMNTIRKAIFVFLFCNNFFSFFLKPCGFRFGHILKLCTHIHFHIFFSASFNVDNTHTFTLALPPPPQAAAAGAAPPHVAPRPKRPRPPSGRTNLASCVVASIFLIFIIIVILIVYFTVFKPQDPKIAVNAVQLPSFSVVNGTVNFTFSQYAAVRNPNRAAFSHYDSSLQLLYSGSQVGFMFIPAGEIDAGRTQYMAATFSVQSFPLSAPPRVGPTLANGDGVGFNYGLRIEPTMEIESKLEMAGRVKVLHFFTHHVYAKAGCRVAIAVTDGSVLGFHC
- the LOC114176390 gene encoding GDSL esterase/lipase At4g10955 encodes the protein MTSERESFDLSGPLHLTNVLWDNSNHRKAVAASLVQGVYILERDRQEKREGSKALAPPWWTFFQFKLLRPLVDDVDSSLFGAIYEFRPSNSQQNDTIYKSPRYVIAFRGTLNKSHSVSRDIELDIHLIKQGLHQTSRSEIAIQAVRNMVETVGDSNVWLAGHSLGSAMAMLTGKTMAKNGIFIESFLFNPPFVSAPIERIKDERVKHGIRFAGSVITAGLAFALQAKQSKDLAVDPFAALAAWVPCLFVNPCDHICSEYIGYFEHRRKMNDIGAGVIEKLATQNSLGGLLMSAFGKESEPLHLIPSASLTVNVTPSRDFKEAHGIHQWWKADLRLEHKLYNYT